A region from the Colwellia sp. PAMC 21821 genome encodes:
- a CDS encoding transporter substrate-binding domain-containing protein, with protein MQKISTCLFVTIIFSALFFTSVVIAKAKPSTLYFDLGENNGWVPYRAGKRIDQEGILSELVLLIEAYSGINFESVNWPMKRAEFALKKGIVDFDFVCTAWFEGGIYGNQFVISEPLFEIHQYVITLKGNKHLYPTINSTHTKTIGTIAGYFYFDDDEFVRADFRDEKSLVLALKHQRIQAIILEYESAKYWAEIQKIDVDFATKHTTGKLVIRLNKAKQAQLPAINLAIEKIKKTGQLQTILNKYGVEAQVF; from the coding sequence ATGCAAAAAATATCTACTTGCCTTTTTGTAACGATAATTTTTAGCGCTTTATTTTTCACCTCAGTCGTTATTGCTAAAGCTAAACCTTCAACATTGTATTTTGACTTGGGAGAAAATAATGGCTGGGTTCCTTACCGAGCAGGAAAAAGAATTGACCAAGAAGGTATTTTATCTGAGTTAGTACTACTAATAGAGGCATACTCAGGTATTAATTTTGAATCGGTTAATTGGCCTATGAAAAGGGCAGAGTTTGCACTTAAAAAAGGCATTGTTGATTTTGACTTTGTTTGTACGGCATGGTTTGAAGGTGGCATTTATGGCAATCAATTTGTTATTAGCGAACCGTTATTTGAAATACATCAGTATGTGATAACACTCAAAGGTAATAAGCATTTATACCCAACAATAAATAGTACCCACACAAAGACAATTGGCACTATTGCAGGTTACTTTTATTTCGATGATGATGAGTTTGTTCGTGCGGATTTTCGTGATGAAAAAAGTCTAGTCTTAGCGCTAAAACATCAGCGTATTCAAGCGATTATTCTAGAATATGAAAGTGCGAAGTACTGGGCTGAAATTCAAAAAATAGATGTTGATTTCGCTACAAAACATACTACCGGTAAGCTAGTCATTCGACTTAATAAAGCCAAGCAGGCACAACTTCCAGCGATTAATCTTGCGATAGAAAAAATAAAAAAAACAGGTCAATTACAAACAATTCTGAATAAGTATGGCGTTGAAGCACAAGTGTTTTAA